In a genomic window of Magnolia sinica isolate HGM2019 chromosome 14, MsV1, whole genome shotgun sequence:
- the LOC131225129 gene encoding pathogenesis-related protein 1-like — protein MGVTSFSFELVCSVTPARMFKASVLDLHNLAPKIMPQVVSGAGLIEGDGGVGSVKQFKFTDAVPFSHVNERIDALDKEKLEYKYTVTEGGDVGTKLISAVYHVKFVPAGNGECLIKATAEFTPVSGVQYTDEEANIQKEGVMGMFQAVEAHLLENPDAYA, from the exons ATGGGTGTGACCAGTTTCAGCTTTGAGTTGGTGTGCTCGGTCACACCAGCTAGAATGTTCAAGGCCTCTGTCCTGGACTTGCACAACCTAGCCCCCAAGATCATGCCCCAGGTCGTATCAGGTGCCGGGCTAATTGAAGGAGATGGTGGTGTCGGAAGTGTCAAGCAGTTCAAGTTCACTGATG CTGTTCCCTTCAGTCACGTAAACGAACGGATTGATGCACTCGACAAAGAGAAACTTGAGTACAAGTACACAGTAACAGAGGGCGGAGATGTGGGAACAAAACTCATCTCAGCCGTCTATCACGTGAAGTTCGTGCCTGCTGGCAATGGTGAGTGTCTCATCAAGGCAACTGCCGAATTCACACCTGTCTCCGGGGTCCAGTACACGGATGAGGAAGCCAACATTCAAAAGGAAGGAGTGATGGGGATGTTCCAAGCTGTGGAGGCCCACCTCTTGGAGAATCCTGATGCCTATGCTTGA
- the LOC131224875 gene encoding M phase phosphoprotein 10-like has protein sequence MKTSLGVKKQKSSTKLKSFNGFEELSIAEKQEDDKGTLSTHEKELQKIRSKIEQMEKENLETKAWTMQGEVTASKRPKNSALEVDLDFEHNVRPPPVITEEVTTSLEELITKRIIEGHFGDVQRAPSLPSKAPKELKRAGMCYFLEIATHRSALKKSS, from the exons ATGAAGACTTCTTTGGGGGTTAAAAAGCAAAAAAGTTCAACAAAGCTGAAGTCCTTCAATGGATTTGAAGAACTGAGCATAGCCGAGAAACAAGAAGATGATAAAGGAACTCTTTCAACCCATGAGAAAGAGCTTCAAAAGATCCGCTCTAAAATTGAGCAGATGGAGAAAGAGAACTTGGAAACTAAGGCCTGGACTATGCAGGGAGAG GTAACCGCCAGTAAAAGGCCGAAGAATAGTGCACTCGAGGTTGATCTGGATTTTGAGCACAATGTAAGACCACCTCCTGTGATCACAGAAGAGGTTACAACATCCCTTGAAGAATTAATTACAAAAAGGATTATTGAG GGGCATTTTGGTGATGTTCAAAGGGCACCTAGTTTGCCATCTAAAGCACCAAAAGAACTCAAAAGAGCTGGTATGTGTTATTTTTTAGAGATAGCAACTCACAGAAGTGCTCTTAAAAAGTCCTCATGA
- the LOC131225111 gene encoding major pollen allergen Bet v 1-G-like yields MPEVIVSIDIIEGDGRVGTIKKFNFTEVIKDYRFVTDRVEVMDDEKHVLKYVVINEGGHLGTKINSMSCEFKIDPSSDGGCVTKLKII; encoded by the exons ATGCCTGAGGTTATAGTTAGCATTGACATTATTGAAGGAGATGGTCGTGTAGGTACAATCAAGAAATTCAACTTCACTGAAG TTATCAAGGATTACAGATTTGTGACGGATCGTGTGGAAGTGATGGATGATGAGAAGCATGTCCTCAAATACGTGGTGATTAATGAAGGTGGGCACCTAGGCACAAAGATAAACTCTATGTCTTGTGAATTCAAGATCGACCCCTCAAGCGATGGAGGCTGTGTAACCAAGTTGAAAATCATCTAG